Proteins from a single region of Verrucosispora sp. NA02020:
- a CDS encoding TatD family hydrolase: MRIFDPHIHMTSRTTDDYERMAAAGVRAVVEPAFWLGQPRTSVGSFTDYFDSLVGWEPFRAGQFGVRHHATIALNPKEANDPRCREVLDVLPRYLEKDGVVAVGEIGYDSMTPEEDEVFAAQLALAVAHELPALVHTPHRDKARGVERTLAVVAESGIGAGRVVVDHLNEVTVRAVRDSDCWLGFSIYPDTKMSPPRMVELLRAYGTERVLVNSAADWGRSDPLLTRATGEAMLAAGFSDDDVDLVLWRNPVEFYGQSGRLDLSDVDAEPTFAGNSILRGGG, encoded by the coding sequence ATGCGGATCTTCGACCCGCACATCCACATGACGTCCCGTACCACCGACGACTACGAGCGGATGGCCGCCGCGGGGGTCCGGGCGGTGGTCGAGCCGGCGTTCTGGCTCGGCCAGCCACGGACCAGCGTCGGTTCGTTCACCGACTACTTCGACTCGCTGGTCGGCTGGGAGCCGTTCCGGGCCGGGCAGTTCGGCGTACGTCACCATGCCACGATCGCGCTCAACCCGAAGGAGGCCAACGACCCGCGTTGCCGGGAGGTGCTCGACGTGCTGCCCCGCTACCTGGAGAAGGACGGCGTGGTGGCGGTCGGCGAGATCGGGTACGACTCGATGACGCCGGAGGAGGACGAGGTGTTCGCCGCCCAGCTCGCGCTGGCCGTGGCGCACGAACTGCCGGCGCTGGTGCACACCCCGCACCGGGACAAGGCCCGGGGCGTCGAACGTACCCTCGCGGTGGTCGCCGAGTCGGGGATCGGGGCGGGGCGGGTGGTGGTCGACCACCTCAACGAGGTGACCGTACGCGCGGTGCGGGACAGCGACTGCTGGCTCGGGTTCTCCATCTACCCCGACACGAAGATGTCGCCGCCCCGGATGGTCGAGCTGCTCAGGGCGTACGGGACCGAGCGGGTGCTGGTCAACTCGGCGGCCGACTGGGGGCGCTCGGATCCGCTGCTGACCCGGGCCACCGGTGAGGCGATGCTGGCGGCCGGGTTCAGCGACGACGACGTGGACCTGGTGCTGTGGCGCAACCCGGTCGAGTTCTACGGCCAGTCCGGCCGACTCGACCTCAGCGACGTGGACGCCGAGCCGACCTTCGCCGGCAACTCGATCCTGCGCGGCGGCGGCTGA
- a CDS encoding sugar phosphate isomerase/epimerase — protein sequence MTAAGSANPGGLRFGYGTNGFANHRLDDALAVIADLGYTGVALTLDHDHLDPFAPGLARRVDAVGRRLADLGLGLVIETGARYLLDPWHKHAPTLLHDDPALRIEFLRRAVAIGADLDAEAVSFWAGVRPESVPPAVAWDRLVAGCAPVVAAADAAGVTLGFEPEPGMLVEDIADWQRLYAALGAPSPLGITLDIGHCRCLEPIPVPDCVRAVAAHLVNVQIDDMRRGVHEHLEFGTGEIDFPPVLAALREVGYRGLVAVELPRHSHAAPSVAARSLDFLRAAASPAAASPAAASPAGAGGATVGVAGMVAAPAPQATEHTSVGALCSASTDATPGVRYPDSDRCVG from the coding sequence ATGACCGCCGCCGGCTCCGCGAACCCGGGCGGGCTGCGTTTCGGGTACGGCACCAACGGCTTCGCCAACCATCGGCTGGACGACGCGCTGGCGGTCATCGCCGACCTCGGCTACACCGGCGTGGCACTCACCCTCGACCACGACCACCTCGACCCGTTCGCGCCGGGGCTGGCCCGCCGGGTCGACGCCGTCGGCCGCCGACTGGCCGACCTCGGTCTCGGCCTGGTGATCGAGACCGGGGCGCGGTACCTGCTCGACCCCTGGCACAAGCACGCGCCGACGCTGCTGCACGACGACCCCGCGCTGCGGATCGAGTTCCTGCGCCGCGCGGTGGCGATCGGCGCGGACCTGGACGCCGAGGCGGTCTCGTTCTGGGCCGGTGTCCGACCGGAGTCGGTCCCACCTGCGGTCGCCTGGGACCGCCTGGTCGCCGGCTGCGCGCCGGTGGTCGCGGCGGCCGACGCCGCCGGGGTGACTCTCGGCTTCGAGCCCGAGCCGGGCATGCTGGTCGAGGACATCGCCGACTGGCAACGCCTGTACGCGGCCCTCGGCGCCCCGTCCCCACTGGGCATCACCCTCGACATCGGACACTGTCGCTGCCTGGAGCCGATACCGGTGCCCGACTGCGTCCGCGCGGTCGCCGCGCACCTGGTCAACGTGCAGATCGACGACATGCGGCGAGGCGTGCACGAACACCTGGAGTTCGGTACCGGCGAGATCGACTTCCCGCCGGTGCTGGCCGCCCTGCGCGAGGTCGGCTACCGGGGCCTGGTCGCAGTCGAGCTGCCCCGGCACTCGCACGCCGCCCCCAGCGTCGCCGCCCGCTCCCTGGACTTCCTGCGCGCCGCCGCGTCGCCTGCCGCCGCGTCGCCCGCCGCCGCGTCGCCCGCCGGTGCGGGCGGGGCGACCGTGGGTGTGGCCGGGATGGTGGCGGCGCCAGCGCCGCAGGCGACCGAGCACACCTCGGTGGGCGCCCTTTGCTCTGCTTCAACGGACGCAACGCCCGGCGTCCGATATCCGGACAGCGACCGTTGCGTGGGGTGA
- a CDS encoding SCO3242 family prenyltransferase gives MPRVADLAELVRAPAALSVPGDVVAGAAAAGALGPRTPVLATASVLLYWAGMAANDWADRRLDAVERPERPIPSGRVHPGLAVGLAAGLTVAGVGLAALGGGRRATAVAVPLAAAVWAYDLAAKNTAAGPAVMATCRGLDVLLGAAGGRPARALPAALTVAAHTWTVTALSRREVTGADRALPRRTLAGTALVAASAALPSRRGGPTVAGRVAAALPGVLAGWYAVRYGTAQARVAADPSAGRVRAAVGAGITGLPALQGALTARAGAGLLGLAVAAAAPLGRRLARKVSPT, from the coding sequence ATGCCGCGCGTGGCTGACCTCGCCGAGCTGGTCCGGGCACCGGCCGCGCTCTCGGTGCCCGGGGACGTGGTGGCCGGTGCCGCGGCGGCCGGTGCGCTCGGGCCGCGTACGCCCGTGCTGGCCACCGCGTCGGTGCTGCTCTACTGGGCCGGGATGGCCGCCAACGACTGGGCGGACCGGCGGCTGGACGCGGTCGAGCGCCCCGAGCGGCCGATCCCCAGCGGCCGGGTCCACCCCGGTCTCGCGGTCGGTCTGGCCGCCGGGCTGACCGTGGCCGGTGTCGGGCTCGCCGCGCTGGGCGGCGGCCGTCGCGCCACCGCCGTCGCGGTGCCGTTGGCCGCCGCCGTCTGGGCGTACGACCTGGCGGCCAAGAACACCGCCGCCGGGCCCGCGGTGATGGCCACCTGCCGGGGACTGGACGTCCTGCTCGGTGCCGCCGGTGGCCGACCGGCCCGGGCGTTGCCGGCGGCACTGACCGTCGCCGCGCACACCTGGACCGTCACCGCCCTGTCCCGCCGCGAGGTCACCGGCGCCGACCGGGCGCTGCCGAGACGTACCCTCGCCGGCACCGCGCTGGTCGCCGCGAGCGCCGCGTTGCCGTCCCGTCGGGGCGGGCCGACGGTCGCCGGCCGGGTGGCGGCGGCGCTGCCCGGGGTACTCGCCGGTTGGTACGCCGTCCGGTACGGCACCGCACAGGCGCGGGTCGCCGCCGACCCGAGCGCCGGCCGGGTCCGCGCGGCGGTCGGCGCCGGCATCACCGGGCTGCCCGCGTTGCAGGGCGCGCTGACCGCGCGGGCCGGTGCCGGCCTGCTCGGGCTGGCGGTCGCCGCCGCCGCGCCGCTGGGCCGGCGATTGGCCCGGAAGGTCTCACCGACATGA
- a CDS encoding EboA domain-containing protein: MTPDELRAALRGVPDPEWLATALRRVAAEPATIARLFPAAGRHCGRAELPDLPGWTADEAARALLLTALATGHAERAETLYRTGDAAEKRAVLKALPLLPIGTAGVPLLHDAIRTNDTRLVAAALGPYARHLDAPAWRQAVLKCVFSGVPLAVVADLDARADGELAQMLGALADERRAAGREMPADSVALLDRLTTHHREV; the protein is encoded by the coding sequence ATGACACCGGACGAACTGCGGGCGGCCCTGCGGGGCGTACCCGATCCGGAGTGGCTGGCGACGGCGCTGCGGCGCGTCGCGGCCGAGCCGGCCACGATCGCGCGGCTCTTTCCCGCCGCCGGTCGGCACTGCGGCCGGGCCGAGCTGCCCGACCTGCCCGGTTGGACCGCCGACGAGGCGGCCCGGGCGCTGTTGCTGACCGCCCTGGCGACCGGGCACGCCGAGCGGGCCGAGACGCTGTACCGGACCGGTGACGCCGCCGAGAAACGGGCGGTGCTCAAGGCGTTGCCGCTGCTGCCGATCGGTACGGCCGGGGTGCCGCTGCTACACGACGCGATCCGCACCAACGACACCCGACTCGTCGCCGCCGCACTCGGCCCGTACGCCCGCCACCTCGACGCGCCGGCCTGGCGGCAGGCGGTGCTCAAGTGCGTCTTCAGCGGCGTACCGCTGGCCGTGGTGGCCGACCTCGACGCCCGCGCCGACGGGGAACTGGCGCAGATGCTCGGCGCGCTGGCCGACGAGCGGCGGGCCGCCGGGCGGGAGATGCCCGCCGACTCCGTCGCGCTGCTGGACCGGCTGACCACCCACCACAGGGAGGTGTGA
- a CDS encoding inositol-3-phosphate synthase yields MRTGVWLVGARGSVATTSIVGALALRAGLTGPTGCVTELPELRGPALPTFAELVFGGHDVVTTPLAKRAEALATAGVLPARLVAASTEELATVERDLRPAPIGGSQADRAAATVRDLVDFREWHGLDRVVVVNVAATEPTPRPHPGHADPEALSAALAGPDEVLPPSSLYAYAAVTAGCPYVDFTPSTGLRLPALTTLADTHRVPYAGHDGKTGETLLKSVLAPMFAMRHLTVRSWSGLNLLGGGDGATLSDPAANAAKVRSKQRVLGETLGYLPQGDTRIEYVEELGDFKTAWDLITFAGFLGTGMRLEFTWQGCDSALAAPLVLDLARLTAAAHTAGVTGPLTDLAFFFKDPLGTATHSLGDQWTRLVAFTRRLHAGGHDAARG; encoded by the coding sequence ATGCGTACGGGTGTCTGGCTGGTGGGGGCGCGCGGCTCGGTCGCGACCACCAGCATCGTCGGGGCGCTCGCCCTGCGGGCCGGTCTGACCGGGCCCACCGGGTGCGTCACCGAGCTGCCCGAGCTGCGCGGACCGGCCCTGCCGACCTTCGCCGAGCTGGTGTTCGGCGGGCACGACGTGGTCACCACACCGCTCGCCAAGCGCGCCGAGGCGCTCGCCACCGCCGGGGTGCTGCCGGCCCGCCTGGTCGCCGCGTCGACCGAGGAACTGGCCACCGTGGAACGCGATCTGCGGCCCGCGCCGATCGGCGGCAGTCAGGCCGACCGGGCCGCCGCGACCGTCCGCGACCTCGTCGACTTCCGCGAGTGGCACGGGCTGGACCGGGTGGTGGTGGTCAACGTCGCGGCCACCGAGCCGACGCCCCGACCCCACCCCGGCCACGCTGACCCGGAGGCGCTGAGTGCCGCTCTCGCCGGCCCCGACGAGGTGCTGCCCCCCAGCTCCCTGTACGCGTACGCGGCGGTGACGGCCGGCTGCCCGTACGTCGACTTCACCCCGTCGACCGGGCTCCGGCTGCCGGCGTTGACCACGCTCGCCGACACGCACCGGGTGCCGTACGCCGGACACGACGGCAAGACCGGGGAGACGCTGCTCAAGTCGGTGCTCGCCCCGATGTTCGCGATGCGCCACCTCACCGTACGGTCCTGGTCCGGGCTCAACCTGCTCGGCGGCGGCGACGGCGCGACCCTCTCCGACCCGGCCGCCAACGCCGCCAAGGTCCGCAGCAAGCAGCGGGTACTCGGCGAGACGCTCGGCTACCTGCCGCAGGGCGACACCCGCATCGAGTACGTCGAGGAACTGGGCGACTTCAAGACCGCCTGGGACCTGATCACCTTCGCCGGCTTCCTGGGCACCGGCATGCGCCTGGAGTTCACCTGGCAGGGCTGCGACTCGGCGCTGGCCGCCCCGCTCGTGCTCGACCTGGCCCGGCTCACCGCCGCGGCACACACCGCCGGGGTCACCGGGCCGCTGACCGATCTCGCCTTCTTCTTCAAGGACCCGCTCGGCACCGCCACCCACTCGCTCGGCGACCAGTGGACCCGACTCGTCGCGTTCACCCGTCGTCTGCACGCCGGAGGTCACGATGCCGCGCGTGGCTGA